A stretch of Zymoseptoria tritici IPO323 chromosome 1, whole genome shotgun sequence DNA encodes these proteins:
- a CDS encoding methylenetetrahydrofolate dehydrogenase (NAD(+)): MAAPPPSSSCKVVLAGSIAKSLLAEVGEGIKAIERAPRLHGFLANADPAARMYADWTAKTCKENGVDFVLREVDREDLEDEIRQANTDDSVDGMIVYYPVFDSRRDQTLQWTVSMYKDVEGLSPQLISNMYQNIRFLDPPHNSIKSILPCTPLAVIKILEHLQIYNSFLDYGKRLFGRRITVINRSEVVGRPLAALLANDGAEVYSVDVTGVQQFSRGTGLKKIKHESRDMEGWTLEQCLPISDVVISGVPGDSFKVPTNLVREGAVCVNFSSEKNFNPDIKEKASIYVPAIGKVTIVVLLRNLLRLAQNTPQANGLL; the protein is encoded by the exons ATGGCTGCGCCTccgccatcgtcctcatGCAAAGTGGTGCTGGCGGGCTCAATCGCGAAGAGCTTGCTGGCAGAAGTCGGCGAGGGTATCAAGGCAATAGAGCGTGCTCCACGCTTGCATGGTTTCCTCGCCAATGCCGACCCGGCCGCTCGTATGTACGCTGACTGGACGGCGAAGACATGCAAGGAGAA TGGTGTCGACTTTGTCCTGAGAGAAGTCGATCGCGAAGACCTCGAGGATGAGATACGACAAGCCAACACGGACGACTCCGTCGACGGCATGATCGTCTACTACCCAGTGTTCGACTCGAGAAGAGACCAGACCCTACAATGGACCGTCAGCATGTACAAGGATGTCGAAGGCCTTTCACCACAACTCATCAGCAACATGTATCAGAACATTCGATTCTTGGATCCTCCCCACAACAGCATCAAATCGATCCTTCCTTGCACGCCTCTCGCCGTCATCAAGATCCTTGAACACCTGCAGATCTACAACAGCTTCCTTGATTACGGCAAGCGACTTTTCGGAAGGCGCATCACCGTGATCAACCGGAGCGAAGTCGTCGGTCGACCGTTGGCGGCATTGCTAGCCAACGATGGCGCAGAAGTCTACAGCGTCGATGTGACTGGTGTCCAACAATTCAGCAGAGGCACTGGACTGAAGAAGATCAAGCACGAATCGCGCGACATGGAAGGCTGGACTCTTGAACAATGCTTGCCCATCAGCGACGTGGTGATCAGTGGTGTGCCAGGAGATTCCTTCAAAGTGCCAACAAATCTCGTCCgagaaggtgcagtctgcgTCAACTTCTCTAGCGAAAAG AACTTCAACCCGGACATCAAGGAAAAAGCCTCGATATACGTACCTGCGATTGGCAAGGTGACCATCGTCGTGCTCCTTCGTAACCTTTTGCGACTTGCACAAAACACACCACAAGCGAACGGGTTACTGTAA